In the Oncorhynchus nerka isolate Pitt River linkage group LG2, Oner_Uvic_2.0, whole genome shotgun sequence genome, one interval contains:
- the LOC115142955 gene encoding NCK-interacting protein with SH3 domain-like isoform X1: MYRSLYAFRSAEPNSLHFGSGESFLILERSNKHWWLGSRCSSGETGYVPASYIERIQAPEQDEVLQSIDRAIEGIHNLAMKNGGKYNLEQRDMLQKLIHHRKETLSRRSPTTSSPMQGLSSSTSELSLSHTPQPPNGINRTMSESTDNVQGLYQVPPQPRRAAPITPPPPEKLRASRNPAESSIPPLTGPAPAAGTGLSPSVSSASLDSGSSHSVVSSDVSLPSVASTPPPVPSRVKPPPPPPDDLPPSDPSPQPDPSKKGPAPQPQPLPTHPPQPSTEDQSETDWPLAPPSVAESPPGSPTHSEPVPGTTGAELIELVRRNTGLSYDLSRVAVVVVVGHLQTTLPQASSALEKVLLSLVESKDQSSALPQGQVCHDEQRLEVILGDLARHFDDSQQRSWALHEDHSLIACYLEELLKILTDADPEVCKKMCRANHSEPVLSLVTYYQMEHRVSLRLLLLKVFGAMCSLDSALISTLLNSILPMELARDLQTDTQEHQKMCYTALVLTMIFSMGEQVPYHHYEHLNASFVQFLLDVVEDCLPSDPTEQLSDLCVNLILAFNLHLIVPSSNVIMQTVVKKNVKIFSEKIVLLLNRGDDPVCVFKHAPPAPHSVLKFLQDVFASRDSSDIFYRTDMMVMIDIAVRCISDLSPGDKLRMEYLSLMHSIIRSTDYLEHLHRLSDLQGALQRILREEDNSGADEGGATAKQMDKLIVQEMYKEFPQISES; the protein is encoded by the exons ATGTATCGGTCTCTGTATGCCTTCCGATCTGCGGAGCCCAACTCGCTCCACTTCGGGTCCGGCGAGAGCTTTCTGATCCTGGAACGCAGCAACAAACACTGGTGGCTCGGCTCACGCTGCAGTTCGGGCGAGACAGGCTACGTTCCCGCGTCTTACATCGAAAGGATTCAG GCTCCAGAGCAGGATGAGGTTTTACAGTCTATCGACCGGGCCATCGAAGGGATCCATAACTTGGCCATGAAGAACGGGGGCAAATACAACCTGGAGCAGCGAGACATGCTACA GAAGTTGATCCATCACAGGAAGGAGACCCTGTCAAGGCGAAGTCCAACTACATCCAGTCCTATGCAGGGCCTGTCCTCCTCTACCAGCGAACTGTCCCTCAGCCACACCCCTCAACCACCCAATGGGATCAACCGCACAATGTCAGAGAGTACCGACAATGTGCAGGGGCTTTACCAG GTGCCTCCTCAGCCCCGTCGTGCAGCACCCATAACTCCGCCTCCTCCTGAGAAACTAAGAGCCAGCCGAAACCCAG cagaGTCATCCATTCCTCCTCTTACTGGCCCCGCCCCTGCTGCAGGGACTGGCCTTTCCCCCTCTGTCAGCTCTGCCTCCCTGGACTCTGGTTCCTCCCACTCTGTGGTGTCCTCAGATGTCAGCCTTCCAAGCGTTGCCAGCACCCCGCCCCCAGTGCCAAGCCGTGTGaagcccccaccccctcctccagaCGACCTACCTCCCTCTGACCCCTCTCCCCAGCCAGATCCCTCAAAGAAGGGCCCCGCACCCCAACCTCAACCTCTGCCCACTCACCCACCACAGCCCAGCACTGAGGACCAATCAGAAACCGACTGGCCTCTTGCCCCGCCCTCTGTCGCTGAAAGCCCCCCCGGCAGCCCCACTCACTCAGAGCCTGTGCCCGGGACAACCGGGGCGGAGCTTATCGAGCTGGTGAGGAGGAACACGGGCCTGAGTTACGATCTGTCTCGGGTAGCGGTGGTTGTGGTCGTGGGTCACCTGCAAACTACCTTACCTCAAGCCTCATCTGCCTTAGAGAAAGTCCTCCTCTCATTGGTAGAGAGCAAG GATCAGAGTTCGGCGTTGCCACAGGGACAAGTGTGTCACGATGAACAGCGCCTGGAGGTCATCTTAGGCGACCTTGCCCGTCACTTTGACGACTCTCAACAGCGCAGCTGGGCCCTTCACGAAGACCACTCTCTCATTGCATGTTACCTGGAGGAGCTGCTGAAGATACTG ACGGATGCAGATCCAGAGGTGTGTAAGAAGATGTGCAGGGCCAACCACTCAGAGCCAGTGCTGTCACTAGTGACCTATTACCAGATG GAACACCGAGTGTCTCTACGCCTGCTGTTGCTCAAGGTGTTTGGGGCGATGTGTAGCCTGGACTCTGCCCTTATCTCCACCCTCCTCAACTCCATCCTGCCCATGGAGCTGGCCAGAGacctgcagacagacacacagg AACATCAGAAGATGTGCTACACAGCCTTGGTCCTGACTATGATCTTCTCTATGGGGGAGCAGGTGCCCTATCACCACTATG aGCACTTAAACGCTAGTTTTGTTCAGTTCCTGCTAGATGTGGTTGAGGACTGTCTTCCCTCTGACCCCACAGAGCAGCTCTCTGACCTCTGTGTCAATCTCATCCTGGCCTTTAACCTGCACCTCATAG TGCCCAGCAGCAACGTGATAATGCAGACTGTAGTCAAGAAGAACGTGAAGATCTTCTCTGAGAAAATAGTGCTTCTACTAAACAGAGGAG atgaccCTGTGTGTGTCTTTAAACATGCTCCCCCTGCCCCACACTCAGTACTTAAGTTCCTGCAGGATGTCTTTGCCAGCCGAGACTCTTCAGACATCTTCTACCGCACGgacatgatggtgatgatagacaTCGCTGTTCGATGCATCTCTGACCTCTCACCTGGGGACAAG TTGAGGATGGAGTACCTCTCCCTCATGCACTCCATCATACGCTCCACAGACTACCTGGAGCACCTGCACCGCCTCTCCGACCTGCAGGGCGCACTGCAAAGGAttctgagagaggaggataaCTCAGGAGCGGACGAGGGCGGGGCCACAGCTAAACAGATGGATAAGCTAATAGTGCAGGAGATGTACAAGGAATTCCCTCAGATCAGCGAGAGCTAG
- the LOC115142955 gene encoding NCK-interacting protein with SH3 domain-like isoform X2, translated as MYRSLYAFRSAEPNSLHFGSGESFLILERSNKHWWLGSRCSSGETGYVPASYIERIQAPEQDEVLQSIDRAIEGIHNLAMKNGGKYNLEQRDMLQKLIHHRKETLSRRSPTTSSPMQGLSSSTSELSLSHTPQPPNGINRTMSESTDNVQGLYQVPPQPRRAAPITPPPPEKLRASRNPESSIPPLTGPAPAAGTGLSPSVSSASLDSGSSHSVVSSDVSLPSVASTPPPVPSRVKPPPPPPDDLPPSDPSPQPDPSKKGPAPQPQPLPTHPPQPSTEDQSETDWPLAPPSVAESPPGSPTHSEPVPGTTGAELIELVRRNTGLSYDLSRVAVVVVVGHLQTTLPQASSALEKVLLSLVESKDQSSALPQGQVCHDEQRLEVILGDLARHFDDSQQRSWALHEDHSLIACYLEELLKILTDADPEVCKKMCRANHSEPVLSLVTYYQMEHRVSLRLLLLKVFGAMCSLDSALISTLLNSILPMELARDLQTDTQEHQKMCYTALVLTMIFSMGEQVPYHHYEHLNASFVQFLLDVVEDCLPSDPTEQLSDLCVNLILAFNLHLIVPSSNVIMQTVVKKNVKIFSEKIVLLLNRGDDPVCVFKHAPPAPHSVLKFLQDVFASRDSSDIFYRTDMMVMIDIAVRCISDLSPGDKLRMEYLSLMHSIIRSTDYLEHLHRLSDLQGALQRILREEDNSGADEGGATAKQMDKLIVQEMYKEFPQISES; from the exons ATGTATCGGTCTCTGTATGCCTTCCGATCTGCGGAGCCCAACTCGCTCCACTTCGGGTCCGGCGAGAGCTTTCTGATCCTGGAACGCAGCAACAAACACTGGTGGCTCGGCTCACGCTGCAGTTCGGGCGAGACAGGCTACGTTCCCGCGTCTTACATCGAAAGGATTCAG GCTCCAGAGCAGGATGAGGTTTTACAGTCTATCGACCGGGCCATCGAAGGGATCCATAACTTGGCCATGAAGAACGGGGGCAAATACAACCTGGAGCAGCGAGACATGCTACA GAAGTTGATCCATCACAGGAAGGAGACCCTGTCAAGGCGAAGTCCAACTACATCCAGTCCTATGCAGGGCCTGTCCTCCTCTACCAGCGAACTGTCCCTCAGCCACACCCCTCAACCACCCAATGGGATCAACCGCACAATGTCAGAGAGTACCGACAATGTGCAGGGGCTTTACCAG GTGCCTCCTCAGCCCCGTCGTGCAGCACCCATAACTCCGCCTCCTCCTGAGAAACTAAGAGCCAGCCGAAACCCAG aGTCATCCATTCCTCCTCTTACTGGCCCCGCCCCTGCTGCAGGGACTGGCCTTTCCCCCTCTGTCAGCTCTGCCTCCCTGGACTCTGGTTCCTCCCACTCTGTGGTGTCCTCAGATGTCAGCCTTCCAAGCGTTGCCAGCACCCCGCCCCCAGTGCCAAGCCGTGTGaagcccccaccccctcctccagaCGACCTACCTCCCTCTGACCCCTCTCCCCAGCCAGATCCCTCAAAGAAGGGCCCCGCACCCCAACCTCAACCTCTGCCCACTCACCCACCACAGCCCAGCACTGAGGACCAATCAGAAACCGACTGGCCTCTTGCCCCGCCCTCTGTCGCTGAAAGCCCCCCCGGCAGCCCCACTCACTCAGAGCCTGTGCCCGGGACAACCGGGGCGGAGCTTATCGAGCTGGTGAGGAGGAACACGGGCCTGAGTTACGATCTGTCTCGGGTAGCGGTGGTTGTGGTCGTGGGTCACCTGCAAACTACCTTACCTCAAGCCTCATCTGCCTTAGAGAAAGTCCTCCTCTCATTGGTAGAGAGCAAG GATCAGAGTTCGGCGTTGCCACAGGGACAAGTGTGTCACGATGAACAGCGCCTGGAGGTCATCTTAGGCGACCTTGCCCGTCACTTTGACGACTCTCAACAGCGCAGCTGGGCCCTTCACGAAGACCACTCTCTCATTGCATGTTACCTGGAGGAGCTGCTGAAGATACTG ACGGATGCAGATCCAGAGGTGTGTAAGAAGATGTGCAGGGCCAACCACTCAGAGCCAGTGCTGTCACTAGTGACCTATTACCAGATG GAACACCGAGTGTCTCTACGCCTGCTGTTGCTCAAGGTGTTTGGGGCGATGTGTAGCCTGGACTCTGCCCTTATCTCCACCCTCCTCAACTCCATCCTGCCCATGGAGCTGGCCAGAGacctgcagacagacacacagg AACATCAGAAGATGTGCTACACAGCCTTGGTCCTGACTATGATCTTCTCTATGGGGGAGCAGGTGCCCTATCACCACTATG aGCACTTAAACGCTAGTTTTGTTCAGTTCCTGCTAGATGTGGTTGAGGACTGTCTTCCCTCTGACCCCACAGAGCAGCTCTCTGACCTCTGTGTCAATCTCATCCTGGCCTTTAACCTGCACCTCATAG TGCCCAGCAGCAACGTGATAATGCAGACTGTAGTCAAGAAGAACGTGAAGATCTTCTCTGAGAAAATAGTGCTTCTACTAAACAGAGGAG atgaccCTGTGTGTGTCTTTAAACATGCTCCCCCTGCCCCACACTCAGTACTTAAGTTCCTGCAGGATGTCTTTGCCAGCCGAGACTCTTCAGACATCTTCTACCGCACGgacatgatggtgatgatagacaTCGCTGTTCGATGCATCTCTGACCTCTCACCTGGGGACAAG TTGAGGATGGAGTACCTCTCCCTCATGCACTCCATCATACGCTCCACAGACTACCTGGAGCACCTGCACCGCCTCTCCGACCTGCAGGGCGCACTGCAAAGGAttctgagagaggaggataaCTCAGGAGCGGACGAGGGCGGGGCCACAGCTAAACAGATGGATAAGCTAATAGTGCAGGAGATGTACAAGGAATTCCCTCAGATCAGCGAGAGCTAG
- the LOC115142965 gene encoding transforming protein RhoA-like produces MAAIRKKLVIVGDGACGKTCLLIVFSKDQFPEVYVPTVFENYVADIEVDSKQVELALWDTAGQEDYDRLRPLSYPDTDVILMCFSIDSPDSLENIPEKWTPEVKHFCPNVPIILVGNKKDLRNDEHTRRELAKMKQEPVKPEEGRDMANRISAFGYMECSAKSKDGVREVFEMATRAALQARRGKQRHKCLLL; encoded by the exons ATGGCAGCAATCCGAAAGAAACTGGTCATAGTGGGAGACGGAGCGTGCGGGAAGACCTGTCTGCTCATCGTATTCAGTAAAGACCAGTTCCCAGAGGTCTACGTGCCCACTGTCTTCGAGAACTATGTCGCTGACATTGAGGTCGACAGCAAACAG GTTGAGTTGGCACTATGGGATACAGCAGGCCAGGAGGACTATGATAGGCTCCGTCCCCTCTCTTACCCAGATACTGATGTCATCCTCATGTGCTTCTCCATTGATAGCCCCGACAGTTTGG AAAACATCCCGGAGAAGTGGACTCCAGAAGTCAAACACTTCTGCCCTAACGTTCCCATTATCCTAGTGGGCAACAAAAAGGACCTGCGTAACGACGAGCACACCCGCAGAGAGCTAGCCAAGATGAAGCAg gAGCCTGTGAAGCCAGAGGAGGGGCGTGACATGGCGAACCGGATCAGTGCCTTCGGCTACATGGAGTGCTCCGCAAAGAGCAAGGATGGGGTGAGGGAAGTGTTTGAGATGGCCACGAGGGCGGCGCTACAGGCCCGGCGGGGGAAGCAGAGACATAAATGCCTCCTACTGTAA